A DNA window from Hydra vulgaris chromosome 13, alternate assembly HydraT2T_AEP contains the following coding sequences:
- the LOC136090371 gene encoding uncharacterized protein LOC136090371, which produces MPELSTCCIGKALNEQCYLSNKSKCYQELSKLNQELISLRSKINPIDFICSYHEKVYLSRYENEHRRYCCNPLNKHAKNVKNSLRVISLSYAKDFGLIPGQKICTSCRKVLNCKHNTKENELQEKEIYVDNHTLKEDLNSSIASFGCSPLKLVSKKDRVAYGKSKIDSVRAHTQKAVANVLGLEIAALCGIESPSKKCLKKTNTDLDNIMTQIKSKFEKTLSNSE; this is translated from the exons atgcCTGAGCTTTCTACTTGCTGTATTGGTAAAGCATTAAATGAACAGTGCTATCTatctaataaaagtaaatgctACCAAGAACTGTCTAAACTAAACCAAGAGCTTATTTCTTTGAGAAGCAAAATAAATCccatagattttatttgtagcTATCACGAGAAAGTTTACTTGTCGAGGTATGAGAATGAACATCGCAGGTATTGTTGTAATCCGTTGAACAAGCACGCAAAAAATGTGAAAA ATTCTCTTAGAGTTATCAGTCTTTCATATGCCAAAGATTTTGGTTTAATACCTGGTCAAAAAATTTGCACTAGTTGCAGAAAAGTTCTGAATTGCAAAcataatacaaaagaaaatgaactccaagaaaaagaaatttatgttgACAACCATACATTAAAAGAAGATCTTAATTCAAGTATTGCAAGTTTTGGATGCTCACCTCTAaaacttgtttcaaaaaaagatagaGTTGCATATGGAAAGAGTAAAATTGATAGCGTAAGAGCTCATACACAAAAGGCTGTTGCCAATGTGCTAGGTTTAGAAATAGCTGCACTTTGTGGAATTGAATCACcctcaaaaaaatgtttgaaaaaaacaaacacagaTTTAGACAATATTATGActcaaattaagtcaaaatttgaaaaaacattgtcaaattctgaatga